A single window of Leptospira inadai serovar Lyme str. 10 DNA harbors:
- the ompL47 gene encoding multi-beta-barrel domain surface protein OmpL47, which translates to MTGAPPIRLIAICLLIVSTAASAQNTEDDEPERQTTPKSQTQPSTKSSGGSTKNAPKSEGGTSGKKADADEKAGTTPDVYVNSKIKFELTSSDDASKVDFVEYRIGEEEYVTYTAPIFIAKEGLVKVSYRGVDKVGNKENPKTLLVLVDNTPPTLKINPSQTVFSARDQSYAPKETTYTIAATDNLAGVKEVKFSVNGGEFKTYDNQPIRLDKLGVNTLKYFATDKSNNTSQEGIYVVTVDFEKPTVLIAETIPLVAVESKLYTKKGNSFSLKGNDTFSGIKQLLVKLDGATEWAVYKDAFTVTAQGQHSIEAKSVDNVGNESEVQKLTFILDLTPPETKIRQVDTKSESANPSNAKPAGK; encoded by the coding sequence ATGACGGGTGCACCCCCAATCCGATTGATTGCCATTTGCTTACTTATCGTTTCAACTGCGGCCTCCGCTCAGAATACGGAAGACGACGAACCCGAACGACAAACAACGCCTAAATCGCAAACCCAACCTTCGACCAAATCCTCCGGCGGATCCACTAAGAATGCGCCCAAGTCCGAAGGAGGTACCTCCGGAAAAAAAGCCGACGCAGATGAAAAAGCGGGCACTACTCCGGACGTTTACGTTAATTCAAAGATTAAATTCGAACTAACCTCTTCCGATGACGCATCGAAAGTCGACTTTGTCGAATATCGAATCGGGGAGGAAGAATACGTTACTTATACCGCTCCTATATTCATTGCTAAGGAAGGGCTCGTAAAGGTAAGTTATAGAGGCGTTGATAAGGTCGGAAATAAGGAGAATCCTAAAACTCTACTCGTTTTGGTCGACAACACCCCTCCGACTCTCAAAATAAATCCGAGTCAAACCGTCTTTTCCGCTAGGGACCAAAGCTACGCTCCTAAGGAAACGACTTATACCATCGCGGCGACGGACAATCTTGCCGGCGTAAAAGAAGTCAAATTTTCCGTAAATGGGGGAGAATTTAAAACGTACGATAATCAACCGATACGCTTGGATAAATTAGGAGTAAATACTCTTAAATATTTCGCTACCGATAAATCCAATAATACTTCTCAAGAGGGAATCTATGTGGTCACGGTCGATTTTGAAAAACCTACCGTTCTGATTGCGGAAACGATTCCGTTAGTGGCCGTGGAATCCAAATTATATACTAAAAAAGGAAATTCGTTTTCTTTGAAAGGGAATGATACCTTTTCCGGAATTAAGCAACTATTGGTCAAGCTTGACGGCGCGACGGAATGGGCGGTTTATAAGGATGCCTTTACCGTAACGGCACAAGGCCAGCATTCGATAGAAGCAAAATCGGTGGATAACGTCGGCAACGAAAGTGAAGTACAAAAACTGACGTTTATTCTGGATCTAACTCCTCCCGAAACGAAAATTCGCCAAGTGGATACGAAATCCGAGTCGGCGAACCCTTCCAACGCGAAACCCGCCGGGAAGTAA
- the lipA gene encoding lipoyl synthase — MNPLKKKPRTSSNIPAPEKPDWLKVRLPFRETGNSVSLVRELVEESKLHTVCESASCPNLNHCWSRKTATYMLAGDICTRRCAYCDVPFGKPLSLDAGEPLRVAESAKALALRHVVITSVNRDDLEDGGAHHYKETVELIRQRLPECKIELLVPDFKAREENLSIIYSCRPDIFNHNLETVKRLFPEIAPAKKYDRSLQVLRHASERGFLTKSGLILGLGETLEEVKEALGDLRNSGVKMVTLGQYLQPTASHHPVKEYVHPDIFKDLKEYGKSLGFLSVFSGPLVRSSYHADEQVLWNEN, encoded by the coding sequence GTGAACCCTCTCAAAAAAAAACCTAGAACTTCGTCCAATATCCCGGCTCCGGAAAAACCGGATTGGCTAAAGGTTCGGCTTCCATTTCGAGAAACAGGTAATTCCGTTTCGTTAGTTCGAGAACTCGTGGAGGAAAGTAAATTACACACGGTTTGCGAGAGTGCCTCCTGCCCTAATTTAAATCATTGTTGGTCCAGGAAAACTGCCACGTATATGCTCGCCGGAGATATCTGCACTCGACGCTGCGCCTATTGCGATGTCCCTTTCGGCAAGCCTCTTTCACTAGATGCTGGAGAGCCTCTGAGAGTTGCGGAGTCCGCTAAAGCTCTCGCGTTAAGGCACGTAGTAATTACTTCCGTAAATCGGGATGACTTGGAAGACGGAGGAGCCCATCATTACAAGGAAACGGTGGAATTAATCCGTCAAAGACTGCCCGAGTGTAAGATCGAGCTTCTAGTGCCGGATTTTAAAGCCAGAGAAGAAAACTTATCAATAATTTATTCCTGCAGACCGGATATTTTCAATCATAACTTGGAAACCGTTAAGCGATTATTTCCCGAAATCGCACCCGCAAAAAAATACGATCGTTCCCTACAAGTTTTAAGACACGCTTCCGAAAGAGGATTCCTCACGAAGAGCGGCCTGATTTTAGGATTAGGAGAAACTTTGGAAGAGGTCAAAGAAGCGCTCGGAGATTTGCGAAATTCCGGGGTCAAGATGGTGACTCTCGGACAATACTTGCAACCTACTGCATCGCATCATCCGGTAAAGGAATATGTCCACCCCGATATTTTTAAAGATTTGAAGGAATACGGAAAAAGCCTGGGTTTTTTATCCGTCTTCTCGGGACCGCTGGTAAGAAGTTCCTATCATGCTGACGAGCAAGTACTGTGGAACGAAAATTAA
- a CDS encoding pseudouridine synthase: MGEKDRGQKPELSEERDGIRINRFLADCGFGSRRKVEELILNGNVFLNGKSVRDLSTRIRPGKDEVFVRNKKAIPRQGTVFLALNKPAGYLCSHGDRFHNHTVFELLPSKYGQLAIAGRLDLDSRGLLLLSDDGELVHLVSHPSHSSEKEYEVSLQEPISVGEAVRRFREGIVDEGETLKAESILAESKGSEASRFRIILRQGRKRQIRRMFSALGGRVTDLQRVRIGNLRLKELGIREGEYTLLDPQKWRP; the protein is encoded by the coding sequence TTGGGAGAAAAAGACAGAGGGCAAAAACCGGAACTTTCGGAAGAACGGGATGGGATTAGAATCAACCGATTCCTTGCCGATTGCGGCTTTGGTTCTAGACGAAAAGTGGAAGAATTGATCCTGAATGGAAACGTATTCTTAAATGGAAAATCGGTTCGAGATCTAAGCACTCGAATTCGCCCGGGGAAGGACGAAGTTTTTGTAAGGAATAAAAAGGCGATTCCTAGGCAGGGAACGGTTTTCCTAGCCCTCAATAAGCCGGCGGGTTATCTTTGCTCCCATGGAGACCGATTTCATAACCATACCGTCTTTGAATTATTACCGAGCAAATACGGACAGCTTGCGATCGCAGGTCGTTTAGATTTGGATTCGAGAGGTCTACTATTACTTTCCGACGATGGAGAGCTCGTACACCTCGTAAGCCATCCTTCTCATTCTTCCGAAAAGGAATATGAAGTATCTTTGCAAGAACCTATTTCGGTCGGCGAAGCGGTGCGCCGTTTTCGAGAAGGAATTGTGGACGAGGGGGAAACCTTAAAAGCAGAATCCATTCTTGCGGAATCAAAAGGCTCCGAAGCGTCCCGATTTCGAATCATTCTCCGGCAAGGTCGAAAGAGACAGATTAGAAGAATGTTCTCGGCGTTGGGAGGGAGGGTGACGGACCTTCAACGTGTGAGAATCGGAAATTTACGATTGAAAGAATTGGGGATACGAGAGGGGGAATACACACTCCTGGATCCTCAAAAATGGAGACCATGA
- a CDS encoding MBOAT family O-acyltransferase, with amino-acid sequence MNFTSLEFLFFFGFVFLIYWNLPDRLKRYFLVLASSLFYAFGSWQFLFHLWAVILVNWIFIRFFLKKSWFLPISIGFNVLNLAFFKYFYFLADLVGVALGIQELQSKTNLDALVSKALGWAGFEVILPLTISYYTFQLISLAVDKKKGSISEEITISRISSYVLLFPIMIAGPILRFSDVSTQFDSPRMSSEDMVDGLWLVLFGLLKKSVLSVLMTGSIFPVFGEPAIFSGWALLRTIYFFAIYLYLDFSGLTDMARGIGRLLGFQLPQNFKAPFFMNGFGDFWRRWHLTFSFWIRDYLYIPLGGSRLGTLRTCINYLVAFGIGGLWHGANTNYLLWGLFTGAYLSIERVFKDLGIKLFPDIPYVKRIVTYLFVLHIYCISWILFFTPTVSTAFDAVGRILTWAPGQDFPNAEPCVFALIVAIFFHCTEEWPEKFRIPDRIKAFTLPLAWVLILLALPNGNADFFYGQF; translated from the coding sequence ATGAACTTTACAAGCTTAGAATTCTTATTTTTCTTCGGCTTCGTTTTCCTAATCTATTGGAATCTTCCGGACCGGTTAAAGAGATATTTTCTTGTTTTAGCCTCTTCCTTATTTTACGCATTCGGCTCCTGGCAGTTCTTATTCCACCTCTGGGCGGTAATTCTCGTTAACTGGATATTTATTCGGTTCTTTCTAAAGAAAAGTTGGTTTTTGCCGATTTCTATCGGATTCAACGTTTTGAATTTAGCCTTCTTTAAATACTTCTATTTCTTAGCCGATCTTGTCGGCGTTGCATTAGGTATCCAGGAGTTGCAGAGCAAAACGAATTTGGATGCCCTTGTTTCTAAAGCGCTGGGATGGGCGGGCTTCGAAGTAATTTTGCCTCTTACGATCAGTTATTATACGTTCCAGTTAATTTCACTTGCCGTAGATAAGAAAAAGGGATCGATATCCGAGGAGATAACGATTTCCCGGATCTCCTCGTATGTGCTTCTGTTTCCGATAATGATTGCCGGACCCATTTTGAGATTTTCTGATGTTTCCACGCAATTCGATTCTCCGAGGATGTCTTCCGAAGACATGGTCGACGGCTTATGGTTGGTCCTCTTCGGATTATTGAAGAAATCCGTTCTATCCGTTTTAATGACCGGATCGATCTTTCCCGTTTTCGGAGAACCGGCTATCTTTTCCGGCTGGGCCTTACTTCGTACTATTTATTTTTTTGCGATTTATCTTTACTTGGACTTTTCCGGATTAACGGATATGGCCAGAGGGATAGGCCGATTACTAGGTTTCCAGCTACCGCAAAACTTCAAGGCACCTTTTTTCATGAACGGTTTCGGTGATTTTTGGAGAAGATGGCATTTAACGTTTTCATTTTGGATTCGGGATTACCTGTATATTCCGCTCGGTGGATCTAGATTGGGAACTTTGAGGACCTGCATCAATTATCTGGTCGCTTTCGGAATCGGCGGTTTGTGGCATGGGGCAAATACGAACTACTTACTTTGGGGTTTATTTACGGGAGCATATCTTTCGATCGAACGTGTCTTTAAGGATCTTGGAATAAAGCTTTTTCCGGATATTCCGTACGTGAAACGAATCGTAACCTATCTTTTCGTTCTACATATTTATTGTATTTCGTGGATCTTATTTTTTACTCCCACCGTCAGCACCGCTTTTGACGCCGTCGGACGGATTCTTACTTGGGCTCCCGGACAGGATTTCCCGAACGCCGAACCCTGCGTGTTCGCTTTGATCGTTGCGATTTTTTTTCATTGTACCGAGGAGTGGCCGGAAAAATTCCGGATTCCGGATAGGATCAAGGCTTTCACTTTGCCTCTCGCATGGGTTCTGATTTTACTGGCTTTACCCAACGGCAATGCGGACTTCTTTTACGGGCAATTTTGA
- a CDS encoding DUF1574 domain-containing protein, which translates to MKRIFIYYPFLFLLSLFCADKIFTLEYFRDSFYQDGNPVYYSQRRSLFQRMLKDPKIRERNLAIAFGDSRAYPYSEKALEEKMRKDWVLYNFAGPQAVPAYGLYWLRKTVQAGVKPKTVFFVVSPEAFDDSKGLLYEPFLRLGADAEFIHAYWNHLTISDKLDILKERIFVYRKVKPSFKLFWSRLISGNLDEYDPAFNDERIILDMTNGEQMAYATATNNPKKLAKDAIRLKSIYLSGFTVSDTQFFFVEEFLKLCKENGIVAYIVWPRVYDGYRKGYYELGLDKIWWPRVTELANKYDARSVDMNVANSCDKYYDASHQDIFCIVDQIRLLMNDYYGKYKLPR; encoded by the coding sequence ATGAAACGTATTTTTATTTATTATCCCTTTCTCTTTTTACTGTCGCTATTTTGTGCGGATAAGATTTTCACTCTCGAATATTTTCGCGATTCATTTTATCAGGACGGAAATCCCGTCTACTATTCCCAAAGAAGATCCTTGTTTCAAAGAATGTTAAAGGATCCGAAAATTCGGGAACGAAATTTAGCGATAGCCTTCGGGGACTCTAGAGCGTATCCTTATTCGGAAAAAGCACTCGAAGAGAAAATGAGAAAGGATTGGGTTCTCTATAATTTTGCTGGACCTCAGGCCGTTCCGGCATACGGGTTATATTGGTTGAGAAAGACGGTTCAGGCCGGAGTTAAGCCGAAAACGGTCTTTTTTGTCGTGAGTCCTGAGGCCTTCGACGATTCGAAGGGTTTACTGTACGAACCTTTCTTACGTCTGGGCGCGGATGCGGAGTTCATTCACGCTTATTGGAATCATTTAACTATTTCTGATAAATTGGATATACTCAAGGAAAGGATCTTCGTTTATAGAAAAGTGAAGCCGAGCTTCAAACTGTTTTGGTCGAGATTAATTTCCGGAAATTTGGACGAATACGATCCTGCATTCAACGACGAAAGAATCATCTTGGACATGACCAACGGGGAGCAAATGGCGTATGCGACCGCGACCAACAATCCGAAAAAACTCGCAAAAGACGCGATTCGCCTAAAGAGCATTTACCTTTCCGGTTTTACAGTGTCCGATACGCAATTTTTCTTTGTGGAAGAATTCTTAAAACTCTGTAAGGAAAATGGAATAGTCGCATATATCGTATGGCCGCGCGTGTATGACGGTTATCGAAAAGGATATTACGAACTGGGTCTGGACAAAATTTGGTGGCCAAGGGTAACGGAACTCGCAAATAAATACGATGCACGTTCCGTGGACATGAACGTCGCAAATTCATGTGATAAGTATTACGATGCTTCCCATCAGGATATCTTCTGCATAGTGGATCAAATTCGGCTTTTAATGAACGATTATTACGGAAAATATAAGTTGCCTAGATAA
- the fsa gene encoding fructose-6-phosphate aldolase, which produces MELYLDTANVDEIKEIASYGLLDGVTTNPSLIAKSGRNFKEVIKEICAIVPGPVSAEVLATKHEEMLKEADELVAIAKNVVIKVPLIPEGLKAVVKLTEKGIPTNVTLCFSAPQALLAAKAGATYISPFIGRVDDTSWDGMDLISEIREIYDNYGYETKILAASIRGPMHLKESALRGADCATMPISAYQQLFKHPLTDIGLEKFLEDAKKLKW; this is translated from the coding sequence GTGGAATTATATTTAGATACGGCAAACGTCGACGAAATCAAAGAGATTGCCTCGTACGGCCTACTCGACGGGGTTACTACCAACCCTTCTCTTATCGCAAAATCGGGACGTAACTTTAAGGAAGTGATCAAGGAAATTTGCGCGATTGTCCCCGGTCCCGTAAGCGCGGAAGTTCTCGCCACTAAACACGAGGAAATGTTGAAAGAGGCGGATGAACTCGTAGCTATCGCCAAAAATGTCGTTATCAAAGTTCCCTTAATCCCGGAGGGATTAAAAGCGGTCGTAAAATTGACCGAAAAAGGAATTCCGACTAACGTGACATTATGCTTTTCCGCTCCCCAGGCTCTTCTTGCCGCTAAGGCCGGTGCAACGTATATTTCCCCCTTTATAGGCAGAGTCGATGATACCTCTTGGGACGGAATGGATTTGATTTCCGAGATCCGCGAAATTTACGATAACTACGGTTACGAGACGAAAATACTCGCCGCCTCCATTCGCGGACCCATGCACTTGAAAGAATCCGCGCTACGAGGAGCCGATTGTGCGACTATGCCGATCTCCGCTTACCAGCAGCTTTTCAAACATCCTCTAACCGATATAGGGTTGGAGAAGTTTTTAGAGGACGCTAAAAAACTAAAATGGTGA
- the purH gene encoding bifunctional phosphoribosylaminoimidazolecarboxamide formyltransferase/IMP cyclohydrolase has product MIKISRALISVSEKTGLIGFAKYLDSKGVEIISTGGTLKVLQDSGIKAVAIDDYTGFPEILDGRVKTLHPKVHGGLLGVISNPEHQKKMDELGIPKIDLVVVNLYPFLKTVSKPGVQLDEAIENIDIGGPSMIRSAAKNYRHTIVVTDPNDYKTVEESMAVNEGSVDADTSFLLMRKAFSHTSMYDTAISSWFNKLAGEKFPDILNLSFTKKQKLRYGENPHQGAAFYEPLFTKSEFSPLQGKELSFNNMLDFDSAFHISALLPDNTVCIIKHLNPCGIAYADDPLEAFRLAKRTDPISAFGGVIGIKGNVSGELAALIGELFVEGVIAQKFDKEALEYFSKKPNVRLIEIENFQEALDEMDLRPIHHGLLLQDRDYATISEKDLKVVTKKQPTEEDIRGLMFAWSTVKFIKSNAIVYTEENATLGIGAGQMSRVDSVQLGATKALNVGLSVVGSYVASDAFFPFRDGIDAIAKAGAKAIIQPGGSIRDEEVIRAADEHGLIMVFTGMRHFRH; this is encoded by the coding sequence ATGATTAAAATAAGCCGCGCACTCATTTCTGTTAGCGAAAAAACCGGTCTCATCGGTTTCGCCAAGTATCTCGATTCCAAAGGCGTCGAAATCATCTCCACGGGAGGAACTCTAAAAGTCTTGCAGGACAGCGGAATTAAAGCAGTCGCAATCGATGACTATACCGGCTTTCCGGAAATTCTAGATGGTCGGGTTAAGACCCTTCATCCGAAAGTCCATGGAGGACTCTTAGGCGTAATTTCCAATCCGGAGCACCAAAAAAAAATGGATGAGCTTGGAATCCCGAAGATAGACCTGGTCGTCGTGAATCTCTACCCGTTCTTAAAAACGGTCTCTAAGCCCGGAGTCCAATTGGACGAAGCCATCGAGAATATAGATATCGGCGGTCCTTCCATGATCCGATCCGCGGCGAAAAACTATCGGCATACGATCGTAGTCACCGACCCGAACGATTATAAAACGGTGGAAGAGTCTATGGCCGTAAACGAAGGCTCGGTCGATGCGGATACTTCCTTTCTTTTGATGAGAAAGGCATTCTCTCATACCAGCATGTATGATACGGCGATCTCTTCCTGGTTCAATAAACTGGCGGGGGAAAAATTCCCCGACATACTCAACCTCTCATTCACTAAAAAGCAAAAGCTCAGATACGGAGAAAATCCTCACCAAGGTGCCGCATTCTACGAACCTCTTTTCACGAAGAGCGAATTCTCTCCCCTGCAAGGAAAGGAACTTTCCTTCAACAACATGTTGGATTTCGACTCCGCTTTCCATATATCCGCTTTATTACCCGATAATACCGTTTGTATCATAAAGCACTTGAACCCGTGCGGAATCGCGTATGCCGACGATCCGTTGGAAGCATTTCGCTTAGCAAAGAGGACCGATCCTATTTCCGCATTCGGAGGAGTCATCGGTATTAAAGGAAATGTTTCGGGGGAACTAGCGGCTTTGATCGGAGAATTATTCGTCGAAGGCGTGATTGCGCAGAAGTTCGATAAGGAAGCTCTGGAGTATTTCTCCAAAAAACCGAATGTTCGTTTAATAGAGATTGAAAACTTCCAAGAAGCGTTGGATGAAATGGACCTGAGACCGATCCATCACGGGCTGCTATTACAGGATCGGGATTACGCTACAATTTCGGAAAAAGACCTAAAAGTGGTGACGAAGAAGCAACCTACCGAGGAGGATATTCGCGGATTGATGTTCGCTTGGTCCACGGTTAAGTTTATTAAGTCGAACGCCATCGTGTACACCGAGGAGAATGCGACTTTGGGAATCGGCGCAGGCCAAATGTCCAGAGTAGACTCCGTCCAACTTGGAGCCACAAAAGCGTTAAATGTAGGACTCTCCGTCGTAGGGTCTTACGTGGCAAGCGACGCCTTTTTTCCCTTCCGGGATGGAATCGACGCGATCGCAAAGGCGGGCGCGAAGGCCATCATCCAACCGGGAGGTTCTATTCGGGATGAAGAAGTAATTCGAGCCGCCGATGAGCACGGCCTGATTATGGTGTTTACCGGCATGAGGCATTTCCGACACTAA
- the purN gene encoding phosphoribosylglycinamide formyltransferase, translating into MASLFPKPRKKLVFLASGRGSNLEAVLSAFKKRKIAGIPQFLFSDEPNAAAINIATKYSLPSKVLDYKSFSRKEEYHASLLEILDAAAPDLIVACGYMRILRPEIIRRFENRIINIHPSLLPSFPGLNAQRQAFEYGVKIAGCTAHFVDDGVDSGPIILQGSVKIDSKMTERELTLAILKEEHKILPLAVKLFCEDRLSIKNRKVSIL; encoded by the coding sequence TTGGCAAGCCTGTTTCCTAAACCTAGAAAAAAGCTTGTTTTTTTAGCCTCCGGCCGCGGGTCCAACTTGGAAGCCGTCCTTTCGGCGTTCAAAAAGCGAAAAATTGCGGGAATTCCTCAGTTTTTGTTTTCGGACGAGCCGAATGCAGCAGCTATCAACATCGCGACCAAGTACAGTCTGCCAAGTAAGGTATTGGACTATAAATCTTTCTCCCGTAAGGAAGAGTATCATGCCTCCCTTCTAGAAATCCTAGATGCGGCAGCCCCTGATCTAATCGTTGCCTGCGGTTATATGAGAATTCTACGACCGGAAATCATTCGTAGATTCGAGAACAGAATCATCAATATTCATCCGTCGTTATTACCCTCTTTTCCGGGATTGAATGCGCAAAGGCAGGCGTTCGAATACGGAGTCAAAATTGCCGGATGCACCGCTCATTTTGTGGACGACGGCGTGGATTCCGGACCCATCATTCTCCAAGGATCCGTGAAAATCGACTCGAAGATGACGGAAAGAGAATTGACTCTAGCCATTCTCAAAGAGGAACATAAAATCCTGCCTCTCGCAGTGAAACTATTCTGCGAAGATAGGCTCTCCATTAAAAATAGGAAGGTCTCCATCCTCTAG
- the fliS gene encoding flagellar export chaperone FliS, which produces MSLARKSTASVEQYKSNEISTVSQGRLIVMLYEGAIRFLNVAIENNTPRKYDVVNNNILKAQDIVTELMLALNLEDGGEVANNLLGIYVYVKKRLLEANMRKDSEIMKEIIKYLEDLKNAWDEVEKKEKGSVVAMPTPGTRSGGLSLQG; this is translated from the coding sequence ATGTCACTTGCTAGAAAATCGACGGCCTCTGTCGAACAGTACAAATCCAATGAAATTTCTACTGTGAGTCAGGGACGGCTTATCGTAATGCTTTATGAAGGAGCGATTCGCTTCTTAAATGTGGCGATAGAAAATAATACGCCCCGCAAGTATGATGTGGTTAATAACAATATCCTGAAAGCCCAGGATATTGTTACGGAATTGATGCTGGCTTTGAATTTAGAAGACGGCGGAGAGGTTGCAAATAACCTGCTCGGTATTTACGTTTACGTAAAAAAACGTCTTTTAGAGGCCAATATGCGCAAAGATTCCGAGATTATGAAAGAAATTATCAAATATCTTGAGGATCTTAAAAACGCCTGGGACGAAGTAGAGAAAAAAGAAAAAGGTTCCGTAGTGGCGATGCCGACTCCAGGCACTCGTAGCGGGGGACTCTCTCTCCAAGGTTAA
- a CDS encoding molecular chaperone DnaJ, whose amino-acid sequence MEDGDLLSRALDFYGLPKKYNEDLVRSRFRELSRKYHPDSGEFESDVLFKELVNLRDILLESLDKQEESPSYSDKERRREDADGFLAYKAAKQIAADALEEYFKKTEGNPVFLNPEENPELRKLRIDLLEAKTALQEFIRNYPASIWRSDAEETLKRIGVWFRS is encoded by the coding sequence TTGGAAGACGGGGACCTGTTAAGTCGGGCGCTTGATTTTTACGGACTTCCCAAAAAATACAACGAAGACTTAGTCCGATCTAGGTTTAGAGAATTATCCAGAAAATACCATCCTGATTCCGGCGAATTTGAAAGCGACGTTCTGTTTAAGGAACTGGTAAATTTGCGGGATATCCTCCTCGAATCGCTGGATAAACAGGAAGAATCTCCGTCTTATTCTGATAAAGAAAGACGAAGAGAGGATGCCGACGGTTTTTTAGCGTACAAAGCCGCTAAACAAATAGCCGCAGATGCTTTGGAGGAATATTTTAAAAAGACGGAAGGAAATCCCGTTTTTTTAAATCCCGAAGAAAACCCCGAACTTAGAAAGCTAAGAATCGACTTACTGGAAGCGAAGACCGCATTACAGGAATTCATCCGGAATTATCCGGCTAGCATTTGGAGATCGGATGCCGAAGAAACCTTAAAAAGGATCGGAGTTTGGTTTCGATCCTAA
- a CDS encoding LIC11661 family lipoprotein, with translation MNQNTVTIRSAILPIFCLFVAITGCSRNYSNTPIVTAPPTIIGIAPIATGYEIRLRAGNAEFLFNGYTLFTGSTAFDSRNPSSFSQGIPCQLPLNLIPNQPIEYSIEVSPTAGPLAVVPTGSSQNPNRVCKIVTTISTGQYVTLRSSVLALNLVGGTAKDVFVFSLPSNTLIVP, from the coding sequence ATGAATCAAAATACCGTAACGATCCGGTCAGCAATTCTTCCAATCTTCTGTCTATTTGTAGCAATTACGGGATGTTCGAGAAATTATTCGAATACTCCCATCGTAACCGCTCCTCCTACGATTATCGGTATCGCCCCGATTGCCACAGGATATGAAATTCGTTTGCGCGCCGGTAATGCCGAATTTCTTTTTAACGGGTATACCCTATTTACCGGAAGCACGGCATTCGATTCAAGGAACCCCTCTAGTTTTTCTCAAGGTATTCCCTGCCAATTACCCCTTAATCTTATTCCGAACCAACCGATCGAATACTCGATCGAAGTCAGTCCGACTGCCGGGCCTCTAGCCGTCGTTCCGACCGGCTCATCGCAAAATCCGAATCGGGTCTGTAAAATCGTTACGACCATTTCAACCGGACAATATGTAACTCTGCGATCTTCCGTATTGGCTTTAAATTTGGTGGGCGGTACGGCCAAAGACGTATTCGTATTCTCTTTACCTTCCAATACGCTTATCGTTCCGTAA
- a CDS encoding HNH endonuclease: MDVLGQPVLVLNATYVPVAIRTVRDAIVLLLLNKAQLIKDEKKLLIRSEKLKLTAPRIILLTDYYKVPRKRHKLSRENIFLRDNYECVYCKRKLPTSRLTLDHVIPKSRWEEIAKERKPAEYHTWENLVTACRDCNTKKGNKLLHELKWELPENRSTNRRRIPLFSVSDQLAEKFGWAEYIRI, translated from the coding sequence ATGGACGTCCTCGGTCAGCCGGTCTTGGTGCTGAACGCAACCTACGTTCCGGTTGCCATTCGTACGGTAAGGGATGCGATTGTTCTTCTTCTTCTCAATAAAGCGCAATTAATCAAAGACGAAAAAAAACTCCTGATTCGTTCCGAAAAATTAAAGTTAACCGCACCCAGAATCATCCTTCTGACGGACTATTATAAGGTTCCGAGAAAACGACACAAACTCTCCAGGGAAAATATTTTTCTCCGGGACAATTACGAATGCGTATATTGTAAACGGAAACTCCCTACTTCCAGACTTACCCTAGATCATGTGATACCGAAAAGTCGGTGGGAAGAAATCGCCAAAGAACGGAAACCCGCCGAGTATCATACCTGGGAAAATCTAGTAACTGCCTGCCGCGATTGCAATACTAAGAAGGGCAACAAGCTGCTTCATGAATTGAAATGGGAACTTCCTGAAAATCGGTCGACAAACAGAAGGCGTATCCCACTGTTTTCCGTATCCGACCAATTGGCCGAAAAATTCGGTTGGGCGGAATATATCCGCATATAA